ttttaatatcgtaAAAATGTCATTTGGCTTGGGAGCTGTAGCAATTGTGAAAGCGAGAGGTCACTACGGCACGGCAGAAGCGACATCTCTCATCATATGGGATTATAAAATTTCGGGCTCGTTTACAATTATTAAGTTTTCAATTCGTCCACGTTATATTTTCTGTTCTAAAcaggataaaatataaataacatttattaaataattattagttttcatACAACTTAGCTTTTCTATAGAAATAACCATttacttatacattttaaatcgtCAATTATTTCTCTTTACCATTCATTTGAGGTTATCAGCTGGCATCATGACAGCACAGTGCAGTTCCTGCCATTATGAAAACAATACCTATTATAGACCCTGAAACAATAATGGATAAGGTACATTATCCAGTTATTTtgagacaaaacaaaatatattaatgtataatatgtttttttcaacCGCCACCTGAGCTATCGCCTAACGCTGAACGGCAAAATGTTAATGCCGTTGTCAAAATATCGCGATCAGTTTTGTCTACACCTACGGTTAACGTCCGAAATCGTTAGTTAAGGCAAACAGCATTTCAGACAATCCCGCTGCTCCGACAGGATTACAATAAACCTGCAAACGGGTTGTGTTTCTCTTAAAGCCGTTTTAGGCGGTGCGAGAAATAACATGCAAGTTGCGGTACATTGACATCAATGGTCTGTCACTTCTGTTGCTATTGCAGTTTCACCCAGCTATGTATTATAACTTGTATGacatttctcgcatcgtctaaataaGCCTTTATTATACGAACTGGCATCTAGCGGTTCCTCGAGGCCGCTGGCCGCGCCGGTGAGCGCGGTGAACACGAAGGCGAGGCTGTTGGCGGCGGGCACGGCCAGCGACAGCGGCGCCCTCTGCAGCGACGCCAGGTACGCCACCGACCCGCACTGGTTCACCAGCCAGGGCACCACGTACTGTCGTATAATAAGGTATCGTTTGGAATATGACGGAATGTCAAATGAAAAATCGTAGACTAGAATCCCAGACAATGTCTGTTTGTTTTAGAAAACATCTCCTGGACTTAGTAATTTAATCGTCGCAaggcgtttcacaaacatttaagacaCGAATTATGAATTTATGTGCGTTGTACGTAATTATCATTACCTAAAAGCGATGAAGGAAATATTTCGTGAGGAAACCAGGCAGGCCCAAAAAGGCCGAAAAACCTATTGAAATAACTTGACTTTAGCGAACCTTCCAGTTTCCAAGCAAGAAGGTAACTTCAGCCACGGCCTGCCCCCACCACGTGGTAGCCGTGACGTCGCGCAGCCCCCTCGTACCCTGCCGGATGAAGGGATTGGTGCAGCCCCACAGCGCACCACTTAGCACCAGGAACCCTGGTTATACACAAGTAGATGATAACATCTTCTTCATAGGACTCAAATTAGTGGTTTTTAGGTTTACGCGattgttagacattgaaataaaactacttttacggattttatcgcggtttaatgcaGGTACAAAGGTTCggaaaggtgtcgaaacgtcagaaactaaaatctaaaattaaatccataaaagtagttttatttcaatggacTTACATCTTATCAGAGTTATAGACCTCGGAGCGAACAGTGCACTACATAAGCTACATAAGATGGCTTATAGGTACTTCAAGTGACATTCGTTATGCGGCCCTTGCCTTGTAGTCTAGATCTACCATTATAAAAGCGTTGAGAGCAGGCAAAATGACAAAGCCCACTAATTTTTTTGAGctaacatgaaaaataaataaatagatgaaaaaaaagcaataattcaaatatgcaaaaaaacttaatcaaatttgaatttttctttGAACAGCTATGATGCCCCCCAGAGAGACACACGGGCACATAATTATAACACCCCGTTGTTCAGGCGTTGGGGTTAAAAATACATGATTGGTTGCgttttctatacatatttgGGAGTAGGACACATGTGATGTGACGCATCTGTCACTggcgttaaaatatttaatatatttacgcTATtcgatgtaaatatttttcgtcGTCGCCTTTGAACACTAAGCCGACAAAGCTAACAGTGTTTATCTTGATCAAAACCTAAAGATTAATATCAgattgattacagacaaagataataattattaccaTCTTACTTAGCAATTGATGTCACACTAGTTGTGGCTCGCGGGCCTgcccgctacaaataaaaaaaggtgacatttgaaaaaaggaaaaaaaaggcttattgtataaaaaaatatttatataaaatagttacattcatataaaaaataaaactttaaaaaaggtCACAAAAAATTGATTTccattacataatatatatgagaaatacaattttcattatcATAATCAATAGTTGCATTCAAAATAATCAatctagaattttaaaatatttttggtcaaATTTCAAATTGAGATCAATTTCAATTGCAAATCTTATTCTAACACtttcgataaaatttaaaaagagaaagtCTTTGTCTCTTTTAGCACTACTTTTTTGGATTCGtaaatttttaagatttaagatttttaattcgagtcagtaaaatgacaattgcaattgtcattttactgactcgaattaaaaatcggactataaatatttttcgtcgTCGCCTTTGAACACTAAGCCGACAAAGCTAACAGTGTTTATCTTGATCAAAACCTAAAGATTAATATCAgattgattacagacaaagatAATACGTATTACCTTCTTACTTAGCAATTGATGTCACACTAGTTGTGGCTCGCGGGCCTgcccgctacaaataaaaaaaggtgacatttgaaaaaaggaaaaaaaaggcttattgtataaaaaaatatttatataaaatagttacattcatataaaaaataaaactttaaaaaaggtCACAAAAAATTGATTTccattacataatatatatgagaaatacaattttcattatcATAATCAATAGTTGCATTCAAAATAATCAatctagaattttaaaatatttttggtcaaATTTCAAATTGAGATCAATTTCAATTGCAAATCTTATTCTAACACtttcgataaaatttaaaaagagaaagtCTTTGTCTCTTTTAGCACTACTTTTTTGGATTCgtatcaaatacaaataaatacaacagcTATCACTTACACTaaagaatattttcaaaatagtttcCAGATcttaattacaatatattttttcaagaatattCAGATTTCCCATATTcacatgatttaataatattgctggaaaaatatatttaataataataaaactatttatttccagaaaagatatttacaatatttgccGTAATTATTAGCTAGTAGATAACAATGGttcaaatatatataatagCATCCGCCGCTGAACTAGATTAGGACCTGTATTTCAGAAAAGcggattaatttaaaaacaaatattgtgtaatattacataaaatggaaaataagcCAAGcatctaaaaatatcaataagttTTATAGATACTATTCACATAAACTTAACAAATATACCATTGAAATAAGTATACAAAGTTGTCAGAAAAATTCAGTTTCAACTGTTATGCTAAGTATAGACAGCAAGCACCTCATACTTATAAATTACACaactttcaattaatatttaacatgaGCACTTTTCAAAAGACTGAGATGCACACTTATCATCAGACAGATCAACAATATGTGCATTTACCAACAATTGAGTCATTTAGGTCCAATGCCTAGGCAGTTACTTaattcaagaaaatattgtgtGTGTCAAATTGATTGTTTTCGAGCAATCTGAACAacaattacttataaattattcttcCAGTGGTACACCACATCTCATAGGCTTGACATCAGCAAATGGAG
The genomic region above belongs to Trichoplusia ni isolate ovarian cell line Hi5 chromosome 5, tn1, whole genome shotgun sequence and contains:
- the LOC113493739 gene encoding transmembrane protein 234 homolog, with product MLEAIGFLVLSGALWGCTNPFIRQGTRGLRDVTATTWWGQAVAEVTFLLGNWKYVVPWLVNQCGSVAYLASLQRAPLSLAVPAANSLAFVFTALTGAASGLEEPLDARSIIGIVFIMAGTALCCHDAS